In Aythya fuligula isolate bAytFul2 chromosome 14, bAytFul2.pri, whole genome shotgun sequence, the following proteins share a genomic window:
- the SKP1 gene encoding S-phase kinase-associated protein 1 — protein sequence MPSIKLQSSDGEIFEVDVEIAKQSVTIKTMLEDLGMDDEGDDDPVPLPNVNAAILKKVIQWCTHHKDDPPPPEDDENKEKRTDDIPVWDQEFLKVDQGTLFELILAANYLDIKGLLDVTCKTVANMIKGKTPEEIRKTFNIKNDFTEEEEAQVRKENQWCEEK from the exons ATGCCTTCAATTAAACTGCAGAGTTCAGATGGAGAGATTTTTGAAGTTGATGTTGAAATTGCAAAGCAGTCTGTAACCATAAAGACTATGCTGGAAG atTTGGGAATGGATGATGAAGGTGATGATGACCCAGTCCCTCTTCCAAATGTTAAtgcagctattttaaaaaag GTGATTCAGTGGTGCACCCATCACAAAGATGATCCACCTCCTCCTGAGGATGAtgagaacaaagagaaaagaacagatgACATCCCTGTGTGGGATCAAGAATTCCTGAAAGTAGACCAAGGAACACTTTTTGAACTTATCCTG GCTGCAAATTACTTGGACATCAAAGGCTTGCTTGATGTCACATGCAAGACAGTTGCAAACATGATCAAGGGAAAAACTCCAGAAGAAATTCGCAAGACATTCAATATTAAGAATGACTTcactgaagaggaagaagcacAG